A genomic stretch from Salarias fasciatus chromosome 18, fSalaFa1.1, whole genome shotgun sequence includes:
- the c18h5orf22 gene encoding UPF0489 protein C5orf22 homolog — MSCAPLKRVYRELPVWVVEDHHDVVCHIYRAIASRHLPVKNIKMVHLDSHPDLLIPVNMCADTVFDKEKLFSELSIENWIMPMVYAGHVSCVAWLHPYWAQQIREGEHRMTVGRDSSTTTIRVTSTDNYFLSDGLYVCAEQLENSKPFQLNVVRVDPVKPGHRAIAEAEMEKRRAKRARTEWWDAAAAGCSQPGCTDRLPPAEGSSTQAGRSIIGTDPREEEDDEGSTGYVVKRVSPFLSEAEPYILDIDLDFFSCKNPFKEMYTQEEYGILKELYSFRAPRPNANQEELEECVDRRTRQLEDLEAAFADLLEDDGEETVTRWASNPGMSSLHRLVSSLKARNPSPDYEMVHQAGLTCDLVELPHHISTEEEIDGLLTAVQLLLKALPAPTLVTMSRSSLDEYCPVEQVDSVQSRVLAVLEGLYGALDLHKDYESSFAETLEHQPQAS, encoded by the exons ATGAGCTGCGCCCCGCTGAAGAGGGTCTACCGGGAGCTGCCGGTGTGGGTGGTGGAGGACCACCACGAT gTGGTGTGTCACATTTACCGGGCCATCGCATCGAGACACCTGCCGGTGAAGAACATCAAGATGGTTCACCTGGACTCCCACCCCGACCTCCTCATTCCAGTCAACATGTGTGCCGACACGGTGTTCGACAAGGAGAAGCTCTTCAG TGAGCTGAGCATAGAGAACTGGATCATGCCCATGGTGTACGCCGGTCACGTGTCCTGTGTGGCGTGGCTGCATCCCTACTGGGCCCAGCAGATCAGAGAAGGAGAGCACAGGATGACCGTGGGCAGAGACTcgtccaccaccaccatcag AGTGACCAGCACTGATAACTACTTCCTCAGTGATGGTCTGTATGTCTGcgcggagcagctggagaactCCAAGCCTTTCCAGCTGAACGTGGTCAGAGTCGATCCGGTCAAGCCGGGCCACCGGGCGATCGCAG AGGCCGAAATGGAGAAGCGGCGAGCAAAGAGGGCTCGAACAGAGTGGTGggacgcggcggcggccgggtgCTCGCAGCCAGGCTGCACTGACCGCCTGCCACCAGCGGAGGGCAGCAGCACGCAGGCAGGACGCAGCATCATTGGCACAGAccccagagaggaggaggatgatgaaggaTCCACCGGTTATGTGGTTAAGAGAGTCTCTCCTTTCCTCAGTGAGGCGGAGCCGTACATCCTGGACATTGATCTGGACTTTTTCTCTTGTAAAAATCCTTTCAAGGAGATGTACACGCAG GAGGAATACGGCATCCTGAAGGAGCTGTACAGCTTCCGAGCGCCACGCCCCAACGCTAATCAG GAGGAACTGGAGGAGTGTGTCGATCGGCGGACTCGTCAGTTGGAGGATCTGGAGGCGGCGTTCgccgacctgctggaggacgacgGAGAGGAGACGGTCACACGCTGGGCCAGCAACCCCGG CATGTCTTCATTACATCGACTGGTTTCCAGCTTGAAGGCAAGAAATCCGTCTCCAGACTACGAAATG GTCCATCAGGCCGGGCTAACCTGCGACCTGGTGGAGCTGCCTCACCACATCAGTACGGAGGAGGAGATCGACGGGCTGCTCACAGccgtccagctgctcctcaaGGCTCTGCCTGCGCCCACTCTGGTGACCATGTCCAG gtccAGTCTGGACGAGTACTGCCCGGTGGAGCAGGTGGACTCGGTGCAGAGCAGGGTCCTGGCCGTGCTGGAGGGGCTGTACGGAGCTCTGGACCTACACAAAGACTATGAAAGCAGCTTCGCGGAGACGCTGGAGCACCAGCCGCAAGCCTCCTAA
- the LOC115405151 gene encoding uncharacterized protein LOC115405151 gives MKHNSLPRIVVIVVCTVVFIAVLIINALAGAGRGPFYSTTGNVSSRFETGITPAGWTFSIWGVIYTWLTLMVIYITTYVFRGSWAQRLLPYAFYFCWLCNMLLNVTWLLVWDREMMLVALVVLILIAITNYAALFCCCYATDYYGLWLQTYHRKDLICLRILVQNGLAVYTTWTSIASLINFSLVLQLWGVDRSTAATASLCILLGEVATWFILENWVLDRWVRNILTVYAVVIVALVGNVYKHFDPEDPTPNAVFMVVLLALSCILFVSRVFTVIWRNKYRPLHSPGSARLMVSPLDGRKFRVFS, from the exons ATGAAGCACAACAGTTTACCCCGAATCGTGGTTATTGTCGTCTGCACGGTGGTTTTCATCGCCGTTTTGATCATCAACGCGTTGGCCGGAGCGGGCAGAG GTCCGTTCTACTCCACCACGGGAAATGTGTCGAGCCGCTTCGAGACGGGCATCACCCCGGCCGGCTGGACCTTCTCCATCTGGGGGGTGATCTACACCTGGCTCACCCTCATGGTCATCTACATCACCACATACGTCTTCAGAGG ATCGTGGGCCCAGCGTCTGCTGCCGTACGCCTTCTATTTCTGCTGGCTCTGCAACATGCTGCTGAACGTCACCTGGCTCCTGGTGTGGGACAGAGA GATGATGCTGGTGGCTCTGGTTGTGCTGATCCTCATCGCCATCACCAACTACGCCGCGCTCTTCTGCTGTTGCTATGCGACAGATTATTATGGGCTGTGGTTGCAGACGTACCACCGCAAGGACCTCATCTGTCTCCGGATACTg gtgcagAACGGTCTGGCGGTGTACACCACCTGGACGTCCATCGCCTCGCTCATCAACTTCTCCCTGGTGCTCCAGCTGTGGGGCGTGGACCGCAGCACGGCCGCCACGGCGTCGCTCTGCATCCTGCTGGGCGAGGTGGCCACCTG GTTCATCCTGGAGAACTGGGTTCTGGACCGCTGGGTGCGGAACATCCTGACGGTGTACGCCGTGGTGATCGTGGCTCTGGTCGGGAACGTCTACAAACACTTCGACCCCGAGGATCCCACCCCCAACGCGGTGTTCATGG TGGTGCTGCTGGCGTTGTCCTGCATCCTCTTCGTCTCTCGCGTCTTCACCGTCATCTGGAGGAATAAGTACCGCCCCCTGCACTCGCCCGGCTCGGCCCGCCTCATGGTTTCTCCTCTGGACGGCAGGAAGTTCAGAGTCTTCTCCTGA